Sequence from the Chlamydiales bacterium genome:
GCACACTTTTAAAAAACTTACTTCTCGTCTTTTGATCTCATCATGGTATAAGCGAATAAGTGTAATACCCGCAGGAAACAGTAAGGCACAACCCGCACAGAAAGGCAAAAAAACAAGCATCGTTGCCATCCAAGGATTTACATAAGAAATAATCCCCTTACAAATGACTGCAAAAAGACCAGAGCACGCAAGTATTACAAAAACAAACAAGAGCTTTTTCTTTGAAAACGCATGTAAAAAAGCTCTGTTAAACATATTACTAAGTTCTGAAAAAGTCATTATCTATACCAAGTGTGTAATGAATGCATCAATGAGGCTTCTCTCTTCTACAAGTTCTTTTTCTGTTAACATTATCTTGTGCCTTAAATCTTCATTCCAATCAAGTCCCTCAACAATTTCACACTTTCCATCCCCTGTTGAAATGCAAGGAAAAGAAAAAATTAAACCCTCTTGAATCCCATATGGATTATCATCTGAGCAAATTGCAAGCGAAAACCAAGAATCTTGCTTTGTTGGAAATAAAATATCTTTCATGGCATCAATGATAGCTTTTGCAGGGCTTCCAACTGAAGATCTTCCTCTTGTGGCAATGATTTGATCCCCTCTTTGCTGAACAGATTTGATTAATTCTTCCTTCTTAATGAACTCCTCAATATGTTTTCCTTGAATCCTTGCATGATATAAGTCTGGCACTTGCGTTGCTGAATGATTGCCCCACACAACTAAGTGACTTATATCTTTTACTGATACTTTAGCAGTCTTTGCAAGTAAGCATGAAGCTCTATTTTGATCCAATCGCATCATCGCATAAAAGTTTCTCCTAGGTATATCTGGAGCGCTATTCATTGCGATTAAACAGTTTGTATTGCAAGGGTTACCTACAACCAACACTTTTACATCTCTTGAAGCAACTTCATTAAGCGCTCTTCCCTGCTCTAAAAAAATCTTTCCGTTCACACTTAAAAGATCCTTTCTAACCATTCCAGGACCCCTAGGCGTTGCCCCTATTAAAATTGCATAATCCACATTTTTAAAAACTTCAAATGGATTAGATCCTATATGAACTCCTTGCAATAAAGAAGATGCGCAATCCTCTAACTCCATTACAACGCCTTCAAGAGCCCTTTGCATTTCTTCTATTTCTAAAAGATGCAAAACAATGGGCTGATCACTTCCAAAAAGATCGCCGTTGATCAATCGAAAAAGAAGGTTATACGCAATTTGACCCGCAGCACCTGTCACTGCTATATGTTTTGCTAATGTCATCTCCACCAACCTTTATTAGACTTCTTGCGTAATTACATTTGCTTGTTAAAATTGCCTTTTTTGACATCTTTATCGTTAAATTTTTCAACCATATGTTCACATATGGTTGAAAAATTTATTAATAAATCTACTCAAAAAATTTCAATTTTTCTAAGCAAAGCTAATTACGCAAGAAGTCTATTTTAATTCAACGTCGTGGATTATACATAACCTACTTAAAAAGTCATTTATTATTATACAGAAACAAGTTCAAGAGTTGGCAGCTTTTGACAAAAAGCCATGCTCCAATTGTTTAAGAGCATTTTCTATTATTGTTCTGACAGCGATAACGTCAATAGAGGACTCCTCATTTTTTAGAAATTCTCTTACCGAGTGTATCTCGCTGCCAATGCTATACGTTTTTCTTCCCCTTGTTTCCTCCAGGCACTAACAAGCAGTTTTTCATCCTCTTTAGCACACTTTTCAAGCTCTTGAAGCCTTTCATTTCTTTTATCTCGACCTAAAATATCCATACTAACCATCAAAGAAAATACTTTATTCCATGCTTTTTCTGTCTTTGCTCCAAAAGCTTGTCTATTTATTTCAAGAGGTAGTTCAAGAATTGCCTGTTTAATTACGTTCTGTTTTATCTTTATTCCCCTTGGCAGCGCCTCTTCTTCTGAGCGACCCGGGAAACCTAAATCACAACACATCTTCTGCTCTCTCTTCCATTCTTCTCTTGCAACAAACAAATCTTTAACTGGCGGATAGAGACGTTGACATGCCCTTTCAAATGCTTTATCAAATTCCTTGAAAAACTCTATAATCTTGTCTCTTGTTTCATCTATTGTCTCAAGGCTTACTTCATTAGGAACCAAATCAACAGGAAAGAACTGCAGCAAACTTGTTGATGCTTCATTTATTTTCATACTCATAATTACAAACCTCATTTAAAATTTGATTATAAAACTATTTGATTATTAAATTTATAAGGGCCAATTATACATAATTCTTACGCCGCGTGCAACCTTTTTTGAATCCGCGCTTCCTTAACCAAACGTCAGCTCGATTTTTAACCAAAATGGCTCAACGAAAAAATTAATCGGGAAAGGGCGGGCACAGGCACGGACACGCATAAACAATTCTTCAACTTGTTTGTGTATGAACTTCCTCGTCTAGTACAAGCGAATATTTAAAATGCTTTGAATAATCAGATACTTGAATAACTTAAAACTATCTCCTTTAGAGGCTTTAAAGGGATTTCTTTTACTGGATGGATTATTTTGCGTTAACAAGACAAGCTCTGCAAGAGACTTCATCTTTTTTTTATTTTTATCTTTTGTTTCT
This genomic interval carries:
- a CDS encoding malate dehydrogenase, which encodes MTLAKHIAVTGAAGQIAYNLLFRLINGDLFGSDQPIVLHLLEIEEMQRALEGVVMELEDCASSLLQGVHIGSNPFEVFKNVDYAILIGATPRGPGMVRKDLLSVNGKIFLEQGRALNEVASRDVKVLVVGNPCNTNCLIAMNSAPDIPRRNFYAMMRLDQNRASCLLAKTAKVSVKDISHLVVWGNHSATQVPDLYHARIQGKHIEEFIKKEELIKSVQQRGDQIIATRGRSSVGSPAKAIIDAMKDILFPTKQDSWFSLAICSDDNPYGIQEGLIFSFPCISTGDGKCEIVEGLDWNEDLRHKIMLTEKELVEERSLIDAFITHLV